Part of the Photobacterium sp. DA100 genome is shown below.
ATGAAGTCAGCGAAAGATATAAGGAGTGTTATTCATGTTGTGCCCAGATTGTAAACAACCAATGGTTAAGACTAAAGACAACCAGAATCATTGTGTTGATATTAATTGCCCGCCAACCCGAACCCATTGTCCTGAATGCGACTCAGAAAACACCCAGATCATTAACAAAAGTATCAGCGATGCCGAAGTCTGTTGTAATGACTGCCAGGCAACTTGGGTGATCTCGCGTAGTTAGTCTCTATCTAGTAGAGATGGCAGTGCAAGGCAGATATTTCCATGCTCACTGACGGTGAGCTCAAGATGAAGGTGGCAGCGAACTCCTTCTATGCCGCCCGCTCTGCTTTACCCGGCAAGCTATAAACTCGCCTTTCACTTTGCCACCAAACGGGATTTCCAAGTGCCAGCCAAGCTTGAAGGCACTGGAAATCCCGCGTAAACACATTAACGGACAAAGTCATACCCATAAACACCCACACTATGACTCAAAGGTATTGGAATATATTATTACCACTTGTTATATGAAAAGCAGGTTTCTTGAGGCACAATCAAGGGTATGAAAATATTGTGAAAATAATGAGTGTGCAATGAAACTACAGCAACTGCGTTACCTTAAGGCGGTGATAGACAACAACCTGAATATCTCGGTTGCTGCCAATTCCCTGTTCACTACCCAGCCGGGGGTCAGCAAGCAAATCAGACTGCTAGAGTCTGAGTTGGGGGTTAAAATCTTTGAGCGCAAGGGCAAGTCCATCAGCGCAGTCACCCCCATCGGCAAGCAGATCATCGATGAAGCCATCGACATGCTGGAAAAAGAAAGCCGTATCAAGACGATTGTCCGTGATCACATCAAGCCCGAAGAAGGCTTTTTGAACATCTACACCACCAATACCATTGCACGCTACCTGATCCCTGAAGCGGTAGAGCGCTTCGTCAAACGCTATCCGAAAATCAAATTCCATATCGGTACATCGCAGCTCGACAAATATGGCCATATCCTAAAGCGTGGCCAATCAGACTTCTCGATCCTCGCGCAAAATGTCGAAAGGGAAAAAGACATCATCGTGCTACCGGCCTACAAGTGGAACCTGAGCCTGATCGTGCCCAAAGATCACCCCTTGGCCAAAGACCGTGATATCTCCATCGAGAAGATTGGCGCCTACCCTCTGATTAGCTACGAGCCAGGTTCAACCGGGCGTTCGGCACAGGACAAAGCCTTCAGTGCAAAAGGCATCACCCCGTATTACTTCATGACGGTAATGGATGTCGAGGTTATCAAAAAATACGTCAACCTCGGCTACGGTATCGGTATCATTGCCCAAGTGGCCGCCCAAGACGTGGTGGACGAGAATCTGGTCAGCATCCCGCTCAATGATATTATCCCGGCGTGTGATGCCTGGCTGTGCTACAGTCGTAACCTGTTCTTGCAAAAATACATGTTGGATTTCATCGAGCTGTTCTGCCCACACCTCACCCGCGAGGTGATGGAAGATATCGCCCATTGCTCTGATAATGAGATTCTCAAGATTTCCGAACAATTTGAGTTACCGGA
Proteins encoded:
- a CDS encoding LysR substrate-binding domain-containing protein is translated as MKLQQLRYLKAVIDNNLNISVAANSLFTTQPGVSKQIRLLESELGVKIFERKGKSISAVTPIGKQIIDEAIDMLEKESRIKTIVRDHIKPEEGFLNIYTTNTIARYLIPEAVERFVKRYPKIKFHIGTSQLDKYGHILKRGQSDFSILAQNVEREKDIIVLPAYKWNLSLIVPKDHPLAKDRDISIEKIGAYPLISYEPGSTGRSAQDKAFSAKGITPYYFMTVMDVEVIKKYVNLGYGIGIIAQVAAQDVVDENLVSIPLNDIIPACDAWLCYSRNLFLQKYMLDFIELFCPHLTREVMEDIAHCSDNEILKISEQFELPEY